Proteins from one Microbacterium proteolyticum genomic window:
- the polA gene encoding DNA polymerase I, giving the protein MTDAEKPTLLVVDGHSLAYRAFYALPVDNFSTKDGQHTNGIYGFLSMFVNLVKAEKPTHLAVAFDTSRQSFRTKEYSEYKANRSESPAEFKGQIPLLQECLRALNVAVLTKEEVEADDILATLATEASEAGFSVLVCSGDRDTIQLVNDDITLLYPNVQGVSQLKRYDTDAVIEKYGLPPAQYPEIAALVGETSDNLPGVPKVGEKTAVKWLTQWGSLEALLENADKITGVAGNNLREHLDDVKRNRALNRLLRDVELEKAPADLAVQPIDAQGVRDIFARLEFRTLLPRVFDAFGADPVADEPALPTAQAPTATVLDGAGLADWAAAATGTVGVTVDLLAAVPTRIGLATDTAAAEAEWSDAVRDALAGWLASDAPKAFAGAKPQLKALARAGVEVGGIVDDVILAGWLVRPSFPDKTLADLVDRYLGEKLPEADPTQLVPETEGATPGQLSWYVRRVSDAQRGDLPDRVAEVLDDIELPTLTALADMELAGVAVSHEKLSRFSGELAARADELAQQAYASIGHEVNLGSPKQLQEVLFDELQLPKTRKTKSGYTTDAAALADLQENAHHPFLDLLLRHREATKLKQIIDALDAAVGADGRIHTTYVQTGSQTGRLSSTDPNLQNIPIRTEESRRIRAAFEVGDGYETLLTADYSQIEMRIMAHLSGDPGLIEAFNSGEDLHRFVGSRVFGVEPSEVTPAMRTKVKAMSYGLVYGLSAFGLSKQLRIEQSEAKQLMLEYFARFGAVRDYLRGSVEQARQDGYTETIFGRRRPFPDLTSMNRVLRENAERAALNAPIQGSAADIMKIALFRIRGELASAGLRSRVLLQIHDELVVEVAAGEWDSVEGIVRARMADAADLSVPLDVQIGRGGDWDEAGH; this is encoded by the coding sequence GTGACGGATGCCGAAAAGCCTACTCTCCTCGTCGTCGACGGCCACTCGCTGGCGTACCGGGCGTTCTACGCCCTTCCGGTCGACAACTTCTCCACGAAGGACGGCCAGCACACCAACGGCATCTACGGCTTCCTGTCGATGTTCGTCAACCTCGTGAAGGCCGAGAAGCCGACCCACCTGGCCGTGGCGTTCGACACGTCGCGGCAGTCCTTCCGCACGAAGGAGTACAGCGAGTACAAGGCCAACCGCAGCGAATCCCCGGCCGAGTTCAAGGGACAGATCCCGCTCCTGCAGGAGTGTCTCCGGGCCCTGAACGTCGCGGTCCTGACCAAGGAAGAGGTCGAGGCCGACGACATCCTCGCGACCCTTGCCACCGAGGCGTCCGAGGCCGGGTTCTCGGTGCTCGTCTGCTCCGGCGACCGCGACACGATCCAGCTCGTGAACGACGACATCACCCTGCTCTACCCGAACGTGCAGGGCGTGTCGCAGCTGAAGCGCTACGACACCGACGCCGTGATCGAGAAGTACGGCTTGCCGCCGGCGCAGTACCCCGAGATCGCGGCCCTCGTGGGGGAGACGAGCGACAACCTCCCGGGCGTCCCCAAGGTGGGCGAGAAGACCGCGGTGAAGTGGCTCACCCAGTGGGGCTCGCTCGAGGCGCTGCTCGAGAACGCCGACAAGATCACCGGCGTCGCGGGGAACAACCTGCGCGAGCACCTCGACGACGTGAAGCGCAACCGCGCGCTCAACCGCCTGCTGCGCGACGTCGAGCTCGAGAAGGCTCCCGCCGATCTCGCGGTGCAGCCGATCGACGCCCAGGGGGTGCGCGACATCTTCGCGCGTCTGGAGTTCCGCACCCTCCTCCCGCGTGTCTTCGACGCGTTCGGGGCCGACCCCGTCGCCGACGAACCGGCGCTGCCCACCGCCCAGGCGCCGACGGCCACCGTCCTCGACGGCGCCGGTCTCGCGGACTGGGCCGCCGCCGCCACCGGCACCGTGGGCGTCACCGTCGATCTGCTCGCGGCCGTCCCCACGCGCATCGGTCTCGCGACCGACACCGCCGCGGCCGAGGCCGAGTGGTCGGATGCCGTGCGCGACGCGCTCGCGGGGTGGCTGGCATCCGATGCCCCGAAGGCCTTCGCGGGGGCGAAGCCCCAACTGAAGGCCCTCGCACGCGCCGGCGTCGAGGTCGGGGGGATCGTGGACGACGTGATCCTCGCGGGCTGGCTCGTGCGGCCCAGCTTCCCGGACAAGACGCTCGCCGACCTCGTCGACCGCTACCTCGGCGAGAAGCTGCCCGAGGCCGATCCCACGCAACTCGTGCCCGAGACCGAAGGCGCCACACCCGGGCAGCTGTCGTGGTACGTGCGCCGGGTCTCCGACGCGCAGCGCGGCGATCTGCCCGACCGTGTCGCGGAGGTCCTCGACGACATCGAGCTGCCGACACTCACCGCGCTGGCCGACATGGAGCTGGCGGGCGTCGCGGTGTCGCACGAGAAGCTGTCGCGTTTCTCCGGCGAACTGGCCGCGCGTGCCGACGAGCTCGCGCAGCAGGCGTACGCCTCGATCGGACACGAGGTCAACCTCGGCTCGCCGAAGCAGCTGCAGGAGGTGCTCTTCGACGAGCTGCAGCTGCCGAAGACCCGCAAGACCAAGAGCGGGTACACCACGGATGCCGCAGCCCTCGCGGATCTGCAGGAGAACGCCCACCACCCGTTCCTCGACCTGCTGCTGCGTCACCGCGAGGCCACGAAGCTCAAGCAGATCATCGACGCCCTCGACGCGGCGGTCGGCGCCGACGGACGCATCCACACCACGTACGTGCAGACCGGCAGCCAGACCGGGCGACTGTCGAGCACCGACCCGAACCTGCAGAACATCCCGATCCGCACCGAGGAGAGCCGCCGCATCCGCGCCGCGTTCGAGGTCGGCGACGGTTACGAGACGCTCCTGACCGCCGACTACTCGCAGATCGAGATGCGCATCATGGCGCACCTGTCCGGCGACCCGGGCCTCATCGAGGCCTTCAACTCCGGCGAAGACCTGCACCGGTTCGTCGGGTCGCGCGTCTTCGGCGTCGAGCCGTCGGAGGTCACTCCGGCCATGCGCACGAAGGTCAAGGCGATGTCGTACGGCCTCGTCTACGGCCTGTCGGCGTTCGGTCTGTCGAAGCAGCTGCGCATCGAGCAGTCCGAGGCGAAGCAGCTCATGCTCGAGTACTTCGCGCGGTTCGGCGCGGTGCGCGACTACCTCCGCGGCTCGGTCGAGCAGGCCCGTCAGGACGGCTACACCGAGACGATCTTCGGGCGCCGTCGTCCGTTCCCCGATCTCACGAGCATGAACCGCGTGCTGCGCGAGAACGCGGAGCGTGCGGCGCTGAACGCCCCGATCCAGGGCAGCGCCGCCGACATCATGAAGATCGCCCTGTTCCGCATCCGCGGTGAGCTGGCCTCCGCGGGGCTGCGTTCGCGGGTGCTGCTGCAGATCCACGACGAACTCGTGGTCGAGGTCGCGGCGGGGGAGTGGGATTCCGTCGAAGGGATCGTGCGCGCCCGGATGGCCGACGCCGCCGACCTGTCGGTCCCGCTCGACGTGCAGATCGGCCGCGGCGGCGATTGGGACGAAGCGGGCCACTGA
- a CDS encoding glutamate synthase subunit beta, with the protein MADPKGFLKTTQRELPPRRPVPVRIMDWKEVYEPGDPAVVRRQAGRCMDCGIPFCHQGCPLGNLIPEWNDLTWRGEGRSAIERLHATNNFPEFTGRLCPAPCESSCVLGINQPAVTIKQVEVSIIDEAFGNGWVEPEPPERLTGKTVAVVGSGPAGLAAAQQLTRAGHTVAVYERDDRIGGLLRYGIPDFKMEKRHLELRLRQMQAEGTRFRAGVEIGTDISWSDLRARYDAVVVATGSTVPRDLAIPGRDLDGVHFAMEYLVEGNKAVAGDQVPQQITAHGKHVVVIGGGDTGADCIGTAHRQGALSVTNLAIGKQPPTERPMDQPWPMMPNLFEMASAHEEGGERTFLASTVEFLGNEAGEVRALRVAETEYVDGRRVPKSGTEREIPADLVLIAMGFTGPEREYLEQQLGAQFTSRGNVERDATYATTAPGVFVAGDAGRGQSLIVWAIAEGRAAAAEVDTFLMGETVLPAPVRPTDVAIGLLPA; encoded by the coding sequence GTGGCTGACCCGAAGGGCTTTCTGAAGACCACGCAGCGGGAGCTTCCGCCGCGTCGTCCCGTCCCCGTGCGGATCATGGACTGGAAAGAGGTGTACGAGCCGGGCGACCCGGCCGTCGTGCGCCGCCAGGCCGGGCGCTGCATGGACTGCGGCATCCCGTTCTGTCACCAGGGCTGCCCGCTCGGGAACCTCATCCCCGAGTGGAACGACCTCACGTGGCGCGGCGAAGGACGCTCGGCCATCGAGCGCCTGCACGCCACGAACAACTTCCCGGAGTTCACGGGGCGCCTGTGCCCCGCGCCGTGCGAGAGCTCGTGCGTGCTCGGGATCAACCAGCCCGCGGTGACGATCAAGCAGGTCGAGGTCTCGATCATCGACGAGGCGTTCGGCAACGGCTGGGTCGAGCCCGAGCCGCCGGAGCGCCTCACCGGGAAGACGGTCGCCGTTGTCGGATCAGGCCCCGCCGGCCTCGCGGCCGCTCAGCAGCTCACCCGGGCTGGCCACACGGTCGCCGTGTACGAGCGCGACGACCGTATCGGCGGACTCCTGCGCTACGGCATCCCGGACTTCAAGATGGAGAAGCGCCACCTCGAGCTGCGCCTGCGCCAGATGCAGGCGGAGGGCACGCGTTTCCGTGCGGGCGTCGAGATCGGCACCGACATCTCGTGGAGCGACCTCCGCGCCCGCTACGACGCCGTCGTGGTGGCCACCGGCTCGACCGTCCCGCGCGACCTGGCGATCCCGGGTCGCGACCTCGACGGCGTGCACTTCGCGATGGAGTACCTCGTCGAGGGCAACAAGGCCGTCGCGGGCGACCAGGTCCCGCAGCAGATCACCGCCCACGGCAAGCACGTCGTCGTGATCGGCGGCGGCGACACCGGCGCCGACTGCATCGGCACGGCGCACCGCCAGGGGGCGCTCAGCGTCACCAACCTCGCGATCGGCAAGCAGCCGCCCACCGAGCGTCCGATGGACCAGCCGTGGCCGATGATGCCGAACCTGTTCGAGATGGCCTCCGCCCACGAAGAGGGCGGGGAGCGCACGTTCCTCGCCTCGACGGTCGAGTTCCTCGGCAACGAGGCGGGCGAGGTGCGCGCTCTCCGCGTCGCCGAGACCGAGTACGTCGACGGACGCCGCGTGCCCAAGAGCGGCACCGAGCGCGAGATCCCCGCCGACCTGGTGCTCATCGCGATGGGCTTCACCGGCCCCGAGCGCGAGTACCTCGAGCAGCAGCTGGGTGCGCAGTTCACCTCGCGCGGCAACGTCGAGCGCGACGCCACCTACGCCACGACCGCCCCCGGCGTGTTCGTGGCCGGTGACGCCGGGCGCGGACAGTCGCTGATCGTGTGGGCGATCGCGGAGGGCCGTGCCGCGGCCGCCGAGGTCGACACGTTCCTCATGGGCGAGACGGTGCTTCCGGCACCCGTCCGACCCACCGATGTCGCCATCGGCCTCTTGCCCGCCTAA
- a CDS encoding DUF885 domain-containing protein, which yields MTDSERTPTPIDTIADAWVDTLAERLPTLATYIGRTEFNDRFGDYSPEGANELADQARATKAALDNATPVDAVDEVTKMDLGRELDLHLELHAAQTHLRDVNVIASPAQDLRQAFDLMPTATVEDWSTISTRLKALPSAIDGYIATLREGISKGVVPARRQVVEVATQIARYTSDTGFFAEFVGDAAPEEGQLPASLARDLDHNSGAARVAYDALASFLTSELAPAAGDTDGVGRELYALHSRQFLGATIDLDETYDWGVEELARMVAEQESIANEILPGATVEEAVAFLEQDDSRKLHGTAALQEWMQRTSDRAVEELGRTHFDIAEPIRRLECMIAPTKEGGIYYTGPTDDFSRPGRMWWSVPEGVDSFDTWRELTTVYHEGVPGHHLQIAQAVYNRGQLNSWRRLLAGTSGHAEGWALYAERLMEQLGYLDDPADRLGMLDGQRMRAARVVLDIGVHLGKPRLDGEGVWDHDYALAFMLRNVNMPEEFVKFEVNRYLGWPGQAPSYKVGQRIWEQVRDEAREREGADFSMKAFHTKALGIGGVGLDTLRAALASA from the coding sequence ATGACTGATTCAGAACGCACTCCCACGCCGATCGACACGATCGCCGACGCGTGGGTGGACACCCTGGCCGAGCGTCTGCCGACGCTGGCGACCTACATCGGACGCACCGAGTTCAACGATCGGTTCGGCGACTACAGTCCCGAGGGCGCGAACGAGCTGGCCGATCAGGCGCGCGCGACGAAGGCCGCCCTCGACAACGCCACTCCCGTCGACGCCGTCGACGAGGTCACGAAGATGGACCTCGGCCGCGAGCTCGACCTGCACCTCGAGCTGCACGCGGCGCAGACGCACCTGCGCGACGTGAACGTCATCGCCTCGCCCGCGCAGGACCTGCGCCAGGCGTTCGACCTCATGCCGACCGCCACGGTCGAGGACTGGTCGACGATCTCCACCCGCCTCAAGGCGCTCCCCAGCGCGATCGACGGCTACATCGCGACGCTCCGCGAGGGCATCTCGAAGGGCGTCGTGCCCGCCCGTCGCCAGGTCGTGGAAGTAGCCACGCAGATCGCGCGCTACACCTCGGACACGGGGTTCTTCGCGGAGTTCGTCGGCGACGCCGCTCCCGAGGAGGGGCAGCTTCCCGCGTCGCTGGCACGCGATCTCGATCACAACTCCGGTGCCGCCCGCGTCGCGTACGACGCTCTGGCCTCCTTCCTGACGTCGGAGCTGGCGCCCGCCGCGGGAGACACGGACGGAGTCGGCCGCGAGCTGTACGCGCTGCACTCGCGGCAGTTCCTGGGTGCGACGATCGACCTCGATGAGACGTACGACTGGGGCGTCGAAGAGCTCGCGCGCATGGTCGCGGAGCAGGAGTCCATCGCGAACGAGATCCTCCCCGGCGCCACGGTCGAAGAGGCCGTCGCGTTCCTCGAGCAGGACGACTCGCGCAAGCTCCACGGGACCGCAGCCCTCCAGGAGTGGATGCAGCGGACGAGCGACCGCGCGGTGGAGGAGCTGGGTCGCACCCACTTCGACATCGCCGAACCGATCCGTCGCCTCGAGTGCATGATCGCCCCCACGAAGGAGGGCGGCATCTACTACACCGGTCCGACCGACGACTTCTCGCGTCCGGGACGCATGTGGTGGTCGGTGCCCGAGGGCGTCGACAGCTTCGACACCTGGCGCGAGCTGACCACGGTGTATCACGAGGGCGTCCCGGGTCACCACCTCCAGATCGCGCAGGCCGTGTACAACCGCGGGCAGCTCAACTCGTGGCGCCGCCTCCTCGCCGGCACCAGCGGTCACGCCGAAGGCTGGGCGCTGTACGCGGAGCGCCTCATGGAGCAGCTCGGTTACCTCGACGACCCCGCCGACCGCCTGGGCATGCTCGACGGCCAGCGGATGCGCGCGGCACGCGTGGTGCTCGACATCGGCGTCCACCTCGGCAAGCCGCGTCTGGACGGCGAGGGCGTGTGGGACCACGACTACGCGCTCGCGTTCATGCTGCGCAACGTCAACATGCCCGAGGAGTTCGTAAAGTTCGAGGTCAACCGGTACCTCGGCTGGCCGGGCCAGGCCCCGTCGTACAAGGTGGGGCAGCGCATCTGGGAGCAGGTGCGCGACGAGGCTCGCGAGCGCGAGGGCGCCGATTTCTCGATGAAGGCGTTCCACACGAAGGCGCTGGGCATCGGCGGCGTCGGACTGGACACGTTGCGCGCGGCTCTGGCATCCGCGTGA
- a CDS encoding ANTAR domain-containing response regulator: MTDHEAAPVSAPTAPRRVVVAEDESLIRLDIVEILRDNGFDVVGEAGDGETAVQLATELRPDLVIMDVKMPQLDGISAAEKLSKNHIAPVVLLTAFSQKELVERASEAGALAYVVKPFTPNDLLPAIEIALARYEQIITLEAEVADMVERFETRKLVDRAKGLLNEKMGLSEPEAFRWIQKASMDRRLTMQDVAKAIIEQLAPKKA, from the coding sequence GTGACAGATCACGAAGCCGCGCCGGTGAGCGCGCCCACCGCCCCCCGCCGTGTCGTCGTGGCGGAAGACGAGTCGCTCATCCGCCTCGACATCGTCGAGATCCTCCGTGACAACGGCTTCGACGTCGTCGGCGAGGCCGGTGACGGCGAGACCGCCGTGCAGCTGGCCACCGAGCTGCGTCCCGACCTCGTCATCATGGACGTCAAGATGCCGCAGCTCGACGGCATCAGCGCCGCCGAGAAGCTGAGCAAGAACCACATCGCCCCGGTCGTGCTGCTGACGGCCTTCAGCCAGAAGGAGCTCGTCGAGCGGGCGAGCGAGGCCGGCGCGCTGGCGTACGTCGTGAAGCCCTTCACTCCGAACGACCTGCTGCCCGCGATCGAGATCGCCCTGGCTCGCTACGAGCAGATCATCACGCTCGAGGCCGAGGTCGCCGACATGGTCGAGCGCTTCGAGACCCGCAAGCTCGTCGATCGCGCGAAGGGCCTCCTCAACGAGAAGATGGGGCTGAGCGAGCCCGAGGCCTTCCGGTGGATCCAGAAGGCATCGATGGACCGTCGCCTGACGATGCAGGACGTGGCGAAGGCCATCATCGAGCAGCTGGCCCCCAAGAAGGCCTGA
- a CDS encoding hotdog fold thioesterase, whose amino-acid sequence MTSTTPDTTSGLDWAKQRGMGALAEKMGIEWVEFSVERSVATMPVEGNTQPVGLLHGGAYVVLGESLGSMAANLYAGSGKLAVGIDINATHTRSATSGIVTGVCTPIHLGRSLTVHEIAVTDEQGRRCSTIRITNMIKDAPAPA is encoded by the coding sequence ATGACCTCCACGACACCCGACACCACCTCCGGCCTCGACTGGGCGAAACAGCGCGGAATGGGCGCCCTCGCCGAGAAGATGGGCATCGAGTGGGTCGAATTCTCGGTCGAGCGCAGCGTCGCCACCATGCCCGTCGAAGGCAACACGCAGCCGGTCGGCCTCCTCCACGGCGGTGCGTACGTCGTCCTCGGCGAATCCCTCGGCTCGATGGCCGCGAACCTCTACGCCGGGTCCGGCAAGCTCGCGGTCGGAATCGACATCAACGCCACGCACACGCGCTCGGCCACCTCCGGCATCGTCACCGGCGTGTGCACGCCCATCCACCTCGGTCGCTCGCTCACCGTGCACGAGATCGCGGTCACGGACGAACAGGGCCGCCGCTGCTCGACCATCCGGATCACGAACATGATCAAGGACGCCCCGGCCCCGGCCTGA
- the pyk gene encoding pyruvate kinase, producing MRRAKIVATLGPATSSYEMVRAIIDAGVDVARLNLSHGDYSVHDANFANVRKAAEDAGRPVAALVDLQGPKIRLGKFENGPHDLAPGDIFKITVEDILGTKEIVGTTFKGLPHDVKPGDFLLIDDGKVRVEVVETDGTVVTTKVIVGGPVSNNKGINLPGVAVNVPALSEKDEADLRWGLRAGADLIALSFVRDAKDIERVHEIMGEEGRYIPVIAKIEKPQAVDNLEEIIDAFDGIMVARGDLGVELPLEAVPIVQKRAVELSRRMAKPVIVATQMLESMITNPVPTRAETSDVANAVLDGADAVMLSGETSVGAYPVVVVETMARIVQSTEEHGLERIAPLTNKPRTQGGAITLAAVEVADFVDAKYLCVFTESGDSARRMSRLRSTIPMIAFTPEPGIRRRLALTWGVRSTLVEHVSHTDKMYLQVDDYLLSNDLAKVGDKVVVISGSPPGIVGSTNDLRVHRVGDAVHGAAPVYREN from the coding sequence ATGAGACGCGCCAAGATCGTCGCAACCCTCGGCCCCGCCACGTCGTCGTATGAGATGGTTCGCGCCATCATCGATGCCGGGGTGGACGTCGCCCGACTGAACCTGAGCCACGGAGACTACTCCGTGCACGACGCCAACTTCGCCAACGTGCGCAAGGCGGCAGAGGACGCGGGCCGCCCGGTCGCGGCCCTCGTCGACCTCCAGGGTCCGAAGATCCGTCTCGGCAAGTTCGAGAACGGCCCGCACGACCTCGCCCCCGGCGACATCTTCAAGATCACGGTCGAGGACATCCTCGGCACGAAGGAGATCGTCGGCACGACGTTCAAGGGCCTGCCCCACGACGTCAAGCCCGGCGACTTCCTCCTCATCGACGACGGCAAGGTCCGCGTCGAGGTCGTCGAGACCGACGGCACCGTGGTGACCACCAAGGTCATCGTCGGCGGCCCGGTGTCGAACAACAAGGGCATCAACCTGCCCGGCGTGGCCGTGAACGTCCCCGCGCTGAGCGAGAAGGACGAGGCCGATCTGCGATGGGGGCTCCGTGCCGGCGCCGACCTCATCGCGCTGTCGTTCGTGCGGGATGCCAAGGACATCGAGCGCGTGCACGAGATCATGGGCGAAGAGGGTCGGTACATCCCGGTCATCGCCAAGATCGAGAAGCCGCAGGCGGTCGACAACCTCGAAGAGATCATCGACGCGTTCGACGGCATCATGGTCGCCCGCGGCGACCTCGGCGTCGAACTGCCGCTCGAGGCCGTGCCGATCGTGCAGAAGCGCGCCGTCGAACTGTCGCGCCGCATGGCGAAGCCCGTCATCGTCGCGACGCAGATGCTCGAATCGATGATCACCAACCCGGTGCCCACCCGCGCCGAGACCAGCGACGTCGCCAACGCGGTGCTCGACGGTGCCGACGCGGTCATGCTCTCGGGCGAGACGAGCGTGGGCGCGTACCCCGTCGTCGTGGTCGAGACGATGGCCCGCATCGTGCAGTCCACCGAAGAGCACGGCCTGGAGCGCATCGCGCCCCTCACCAACAAGCCGCGCACGCAGGGTGGCGCCATCACCCTCGCCGCCGTCGAGGTCGCCGACTTCGTCGACGCCAAGTACCTCTGCGTCTTCACCGAGTCGGGAGACTCGGCGCGCCGCATGTCGCGTCTGCGCTCCACGATCCCGATGATCGCGTTCACGCCCGAGCCCGGCATCCGCCGTCGCCTCGCGCTCACGTGGGGCGTGCGCTCGACCCTGGTCGAGCACGTGTCGCACACCGACAAGATGTACCTGCAGGTGGACGACTACCTGCTGTCCAACGACCTGGCCAAGGTCGGCGACAAGGTCGTGGTCATCTCGGGGTCCCCTCCCGGAATCGTCGGTTCGACCAACGACCTGCGCGTGCACCGCGTGGGTGACGCCGTGCACGGCGCGGCTCCGGTCTACCGCGAGAACTGA